One genomic window of Salmo salar chromosome ssa12, Ssal_v3.1, whole genome shotgun sequence includes the following:
- the LOC106564643 gene encoding zinc finger protein Gfi-1b isoform X1 has protein sequence MPRSFLVRRGGSPPLRHKAGSPCLGTTLVPVGPSETDKRQGGTFQGQPSPKSAVSLVMHNEAYPPQPSPPPALHPASHSPPFLHPTSPMSSDGRAALHHHSSSQLNPGSPAEEVGSPLLGETRHRDCPQISDHRATGTECPLFGKSFFSFSSLESHVHKSHVGRHKQSSSAHNKTNSQPYGYRPDLGLSYRVKDRTYGCKVCGKVFKRSSTLSTHLLIHSDTRPYPCQYCGKRFHQKSDMKKHTFIHTGEKPHVCQVCGKAFSQSSNLITHSRQHSRNQPYRCLYGFQCKQGPETKPGEPPYIDL, from the exons ATGCCTCGTTCTTTCCTAGTGAGGAGGGGGGGCTCTCCCCCTCTGCGCCACAAAGCAGGTAGCCCCTGCTTGGGCACGACCCTGGTGCCAGTAGGTCCCTCAGAAACAGACAAGAGGCAGGGGGGTACCTTTCAGGGACAGCCGTCACCTAAGAGTGCAGTGTCTCTAGTGATGCACAATGAGGCCTACCCACCACAGCCCTCTCCACCTCCAGCCCTCCACCCTGCCTCACATAGTCCCCCTTTCCTTCACCCCACCAGTCCCATGTCTTCAG ATGGTAGAGCTGCGCTGCACCACCACTCTTCCTCCCAGTTGAACCCTGGCAGCCCTGCTGAGGAGGTGGGCTCTCCCCTCCTGGGAGAGACCCGACACAGAGACTGTCCCCAGATCAGTGACCACAGGGCCACTGGGACTGAATGTCCACTGTTTGGAAAG AGTTTCTTTTCTTTCTCCAGTCTGGAGTCCCACGTCCACAAGTCCCATGTTGGCAGacacaagcagtcatcatcagcaCACAACAAGACTAACAGTCAGCCGTATGGCTATAGGCCAGACCTGGGTTTGAGCTACAGGGTCAAG GACCGTACGTATGGCTGTAAGGTGTGTGGGAAAGTGTTCAAGCGCTCCTCTACCCTGTCCACTCACCTGCTAATCCACTCTGACACGCGCCCCTACCCCTGTCAATACTGTGGCAAAAGATTTCACCAGAAATCTGATATGAAAAAACACACCTTCATTCACACAG GTGAGAAGcctcatgtgtgccaggtgtgtgGCAAAGCCTTCAGCCAGAGCTCCAACCTCATCACCCACAGTCGTCAGCACAGTCGCAACCAGCCCTACCGCTGCCTCTATGGCTTCCAGTGCAAACAAGGACCTGAGACAAAACCAGGAGAACCACCGTACATAGACCTTTAG
- the LOC106564643 gene encoding zinc finger protein Gfi-1b isoform X2: MHNEAYPPQPSPPPALHPASHSPPFLHPTSPMSSDGRAALHHHSSSQLNPGSPAEEVGSPLLGETRHRDCPQISDHRATGTECPLFGKSFFSFSSLESHVHKSHVGRHKQSSSAHNKTNSQPYGYRPDLGLSYRVKDRTYGCKVCGKVFKRSSTLSTHLLIHSDTRPYPCQYCGKRFHQKSDMKKHTFIHTGEKPHVCQVCGKAFSQSSNLITHSRQHSRNQPYRCLYGFQCKQGPETKPGEPPYIDL; this comes from the exons ATGCACAATGAGGCCTACCCACCACAGCCCTCTCCACCTCCAGCCCTCCACCCTGCCTCACATAGTCCCCCTTTCCTTCACCCCACCAGTCCCATGTCTTCAG ATGGTAGAGCTGCGCTGCACCACCACTCTTCCTCCCAGTTGAACCCTGGCAGCCCTGCTGAGGAGGTGGGCTCTCCCCTCCTGGGAGAGACCCGACACAGAGACTGTCCCCAGATCAGTGACCACAGGGCCACTGGGACTGAATGTCCACTGTTTGGAAAG AGTTTCTTTTCTTTCTCCAGTCTGGAGTCCCACGTCCACAAGTCCCATGTTGGCAGacacaagcagtcatcatcagcaCACAACAAGACTAACAGTCAGCCGTATGGCTATAGGCCAGACCTGGGTTTGAGCTACAGGGTCAAG GACCGTACGTATGGCTGTAAGGTGTGTGGGAAAGTGTTCAAGCGCTCCTCTACCCTGTCCACTCACCTGCTAATCCACTCTGACACGCGCCCCTACCCCTGTCAATACTGTGGCAAAAGATTTCACCAGAAATCTGATATGAAAAAACACACCTTCATTCACACAG GTGAGAAGcctcatgtgtgccaggtgtgtgGCAAAGCCTTCAGCCAGAGCTCCAACCTCATCACCCACAGTCGTCAGCACAGTCGCAACCAGCCCTACCGCTGCCTCTATGGCTTCCAGTGCAAACAAGGACCTGAGACAAAACCAGGAGAACCACCGTACATAGACCTTTAG